The proteins below are encoded in one region of Halichoerus grypus chromosome X, mHalGry1.hap1.1, whole genome shotgun sequence:
- the RENBP gene encoding N-acylglucosamine 2-epimerase isoform X3, whose amino-acid sequence MSGGLRVWQDMEKEREALQTWKKRVEQELDRVVAFWMEHSHDQEHGGFFTCLGRDGQVYDDLKYVWLQGRQVWMYCRLYRKLERFRSPELLDSAKAGGEFLLRYARVAPPGKKCAFALTRDGRPVKVQRTIFSECFYTMAMNELWRVTGEACYQKEAVEMMDQIVYWVREDPSGLGRPRLPGALASESMAVPMMLLNLVDQLGEADEELAGNYAELGDWCAQRILRHVQRDGQAVLENVSEGGEELSGCLGRHQNPGHALEAGWFLLRYAIRKGDPKLRAHVINKFLLLPFHSGWDPDHGGLFYFQDADGLCPTQLEWAMKLWWPHSEAMIAFLMGYSDSGDPALLHLFYQVAEYTFRQRY is encoded by the exons ATGAGCGGGGGTCTCCGAGTGTGGCAG GACATGGAAAAGGAGCGAGAGGCTCTGCAGACCTGGAAGAAGCGTGTGGAGCAGGAACTGGACCGTGTGGTGGCTTTCTGGATGGAGCACTCTCACGACCAAGAGCATGG GGGTTTCTTCACGTGCCTTGGTCGAGATGGGCAGGTGTACGATGACCTCAAGTATGTCTGGCTGCAGGGGAGGCAG GTGTGGATGTATTGTCGCCTGTACCGAAAACTTGAGCGTTTCCGCAGCCCTGAACTTCTGGATTCAGCTAAAGCAG GTGGCGAATTTTTGCTGCGTTATGCCCGAGTGGCACCTCCCGGAAAGAAGTGCGCCTTTGCGCTGACGCGGGACGGCCGCCCGGTCAAGGTGCAGCGAACCATCTTCAGCGAGTGTTTCTACACCATGGCCATGAACGAGCTGTGGCGGGTGACTGGGGAAGCGTGTTACCAG aAGGAAGCGGTGGAGATGATGGATCAGATCGTGTACTGGGTGCGGGAGGACCCGTCGGGGCTGGGCCGGCCCCGTCTCCCCGGGGCCCTGGCCTCCGAGTCCATGGCAGTGCCCATGATGCTGCTCAACCTGGTGGACCAGCTCGGGGAGGCGGACGAGGAGCTGGCGGGCAACTACGCGGAGCTGGGGGACTGGTGTGCCCAGAGGATTCTGCGGCATGTCCAG AGGGATGGGCAGGCCGTGCTGGAGAACGTGTCAGAGGGCGGTGAGGAACTTTCTGGTTGCCTGGGGAGGCACCAGAACCCAG GCCATGCGCTGGAAGCTGGCTGGTTCCTGCTCCGTTACGCCATCAGGAAGGGTGACCCCAAGCTTCGAGCTCACGTTATCAACAAGTTCCTATTGTTGCCTTTCCACTCTGGATGGGACCCTGACCATGGAGGCCTCTTCTACTTCCAGGATGCTGATGGCCTCTGCCCTACCCAG CTGGAGTGGGCCATGAAGCTCTGGTGGCCACACAGTGAAGCCATGATTGCCTTCCTCATGGGCTACAGTGACAGCGGGGACCCTGCCTTGCTGCACCTCTTCTACCAGGTGGCTGAGTACACCTTCCGCCAG